In a genomic window of Halobiforma lacisalsi AJ5:
- a CDS encoding D-aminoacyl-tRNA deacylase: MSELAIVESRADRASVHICDHLRDLADWEVREDETRPDAQGGGDYYRAEGAELRSFEEFHLELERPVEAFDCDPDLLVFASRHSGDTGPLLTGHFTGNFGPAEFGGEDRAVAAAAPNALARLLEAFDEHAPDGYEVGMECTHHGPTDVGCPSLFAELGSDDEQWDDPAGAAAVARAILELRGVSPHRAEGVVGFGGNHYVPRFERIVRETPWAVGHVASEWALETLGHPDTDANRDVLAAAFEASDADLALIDGEWPVLEETIADLGYRIVSETWLREVEDRPLEVVDAVESRLGPVDDGVRFGKQVTESVAVVDLPGDLVDAAEGIDPDRVREAVAAHAVAFATENGGSRVGSRVAVPADDAGDGENRRDAIVEELATILEAKYDSVEITDEAVVAERTSFDPELAAEAGVPEGPKFGALANGEAVTVDGERITPETVRSRQTDRFRIE, translated from the coding sequence ATGAGCGAGCTGGCGATCGTCGAGAGCCGCGCCGACCGCGCGTCGGTTCACATCTGCGACCACCTGCGGGACCTCGCGGACTGGGAGGTCCGTGAGGACGAGACCCGGCCCGATGCCCAGGGCGGCGGCGACTACTACCGCGCCGAAGGGGCCGAACTGCGTTCGTTCGAGGAGTTTCACCTCGAGCTCGAACGCCCCGTCGAGGCCTTCGACTGCGACCCCGATCTGCTCGTCTTCGCCTCGCGTCACTCGGGGGACACGGGGCCGCTGTTGACCGGCCACTTCACCGGGAACTTCGGCCCGGCCGAGTTCGGCGGCGAGGACCGCGCGGTCGCCGCGGCAGCGCCGAACGCACTCGCCCGCCTGCTCGAGGCGTTCGACGAGCACGCCCCCGATGGGTACGAGGTCGGCATGGAGTGTACTCATCACGGGCCGACCGACGTGGGCTGTCCCTCGCTGTTCGCCGAACTGGGCAGCGACGACGAGCAGTGGGACGACCCAGCGGGAGCCGCGGCCGTCGCCCGCGCGATCCTCGAGTTGCGCGGCGTCTCGCCCCACCGTGCGGAAGGGGTCGTCGGCTTCGGCGGCAACCACTACGTCCCCCGGTTCGAGCGGATCGTCAGGGAGACGCCGTGGGCCGTCGGTCACGTCGCCTCCGAGTGGGCCCTCGAGACCCTGGGCCATCCGGACACGGACGCCAACCGCGACGTCCTCGCGGCCGCCTTCGAAGCCAGCGACGCCGACCTGGCGCTGATCGACGGCGAGTGGCCCGTCCTCGAGGAGACGATCGCGGACCTGGGCTACCGCATCGTCAGCGAGACCTGGCTCCGCGAGGTCGAGGACCGGCCGCTCGAGGTGGTCGACGCGGTCGAATCGCGACTGGGGCCGGTCGACGATGGGGTCCGGTTCGGGAAGCAGGTCACCGAGTCGGTCGCCGTCGTCGACCTGCCCGGCGACCTCGTCGACGCCGCGGAAGGGATCGATCCCGACCGGGTGCGGGAGGCCGTCGCCGCCCACGCCGTCGCCTTCGCGACCGAAAACGGCGGGAGTCGCGTGGGATCCCGGGTCGCCGTTCCGGCCGACGACGCGGGCGACGGCGAGAACCGCCGCGACGCGATCGTCGAGGAACTGGCCACGATCCTCGAGGCGAAGTACGACAGCGTCGAGATCACCGACGAGGCCGTCGTCGCCGAGCGGACCTCCTTCGACCCGGAACTGGCTGCCGAGGCCGGCGTCCCGGAGGGGCCGAAGTTCGGCGCGCTCGCGAACGGCGAGGCGGTCACCGTCGACGGCGAACGTATCACTCCCGAAACCGTTCGGAGCCGCCAGACCGATCGGTTCCGGATCGAATAG
- the trkA gene encoding Trk system potassium transporter TrkA, whose amino-acid sequence MHIVIIGAGEVGREIAANLQAAHDVVVVDSDPAVIEDLTYSQDVLAIRGDGTEIGTLRQADVERADLVIACTDDDEANIVVCGATRTLSDAFTICRVRRRSLLETWEGSQGAFGVDFMVCTDLLTAQTIYQISGLPAAQDVDMFAGGLVRMGEFEIGPESPVAGRTVEEADRYDSLTFAVVFRGEDMIIATGETEIRAEDRVVVLGSPDSVRSFADDIVTPDRDETEEVVIVGGSEVGFQVAREFEENGYRPRLIEQDRDRAREIAEALPRTVVMENDATDTEFLEREHVDEADLVVATLDSDEKNLLVSLLADRIGVERTVAVIENTEYVDLFETVGVDVAVNPREETAEEIVRFTRADHTEKVAMLEHDRAEVIEIEISEDSPLAGREIADATADFPDGIVIGAISRQGDLITPRGETVVRPDDHVVLFVDAVVLDDVIDLV is encoded by the coding sequence ATGCATATCGTTATCATCGGAGCCGGCGAAGTCGGCCGGGAGATCGCCGCCAATCTTCAGGCGGCCCACGACGTCGTCGTGGTCGACAGCGACCCGGCCGTCATCGAGGACCTGACCTACTCGCAGGACGTGCTCGCGATCAGGGGTGACGGTACCGAAATCGGGACGCTCCGACAGGCCGACGTCGAGCGTGCGGACCTCGTCATCGCCTGTACGGACGACGACGAGGCCAACATCGTCGTCTGTGGTGCGACCAGGACACTCAGCGACGCGTTCACGATCTGTCGGGTCCGCCGACGGAGTCTGCTCGAGACCTGGGAGGGCTCGCAGGGAGCGTTCGGCGTCGATTTCATGGTGTGTACCGACCTCCTGACGGCCCAGACGATCTACCAGATATCGGGGTTGCCGGCGGCCCAGGACGTCGATATGTTCGCGGGCGGGCTCGTTCGCATGGGCGAGTTCGAGATCGGCCCGGAGAGCCCGGTCGCCGGCCGAACCGTCGAGGAGGCCGACCGGTACGACTCGCTGACCTTCGCCGTGGTCTTCCGGGGCGAAGACATGATCATCGCGACCGGCGAGACGGAGATACGGGCCGAGGACCGGGTCGTCGTCCTCGGGAGTCCCGATTCCGTTCGCTCGTTCGCCGACGACATCGTTACCCCCGACAGGGACGAAACCGAGGAGGTCGTCATCGTGGGTGGCAGCGAGGTCGGGTTCCAGGTCGCCCGCGAGTTCGAGGAGAACGGCTATCGGCCGCGACTGATCGAACAGGACCGCGACCGCGCCCGCGAGATCGCCGAGGCGCTGCCCAGAACGGTGGTTATGGAGAACGACGCGACCGACACGGAGTTTCTCGAGCGCGAACACGTCGACGAGGCCGACCTCGTGGTTGCCACGCTCGACAGCGACGAAAAGAACCTGCTCGTCTCGTTGCTGGCCGACCGCATCGGCGTCGAGCGGACGGTGGCGGTCATCGAAAACACCGAGTACGTCGACCTCTTCGAGACCGTCGGCGTCGACGTCGCGGTCAACCCTCGCGAGGAAACCGCCGAGGAGATCGTCCGCTTTACCCGCGCCGACCACACCGAGAAAGTCGCCATGCTCGAGCACGATCGGGCCGAAGTAATCGAGATCGAGATCAGCGAGGACAGCCCGCTCGCCGGCCGCGAGATCGCCGACGCGACGGCGGACTTCCCGGACGGGATCGTCATCGGAGCCATCTCCCGGCAGGGCGACCTCATCACGCCCCGCGGCGAGACGGTCGTTCGCCCGGACGATCACGTCGTCCTTTTCGTCGACGCGGTCGTCCTCGACGACGTGATCGACCTCGTTTGA
- a CDS encoding shikimate dehydrogenase — MDVFGLVGNPVGHSLSPPMHEVAYDALEIDARYVTFEPAPDDLETALEGAAALGIAGLNVTIPFKEDALASDLVAADELANRIGAVNTIDFSGDRPTGHNTDAAGALRALRERDVTVDGARAVVVGAGGAGRAISFGLADAGATVSIANRTEAKAHDLADEVPGATGHGLETLEDLLADAEILVNATSVGMEEDATPVPAEALHGGLAVLDAVYRPLETRLLSDAAAAGATTVDGARMLLYQGVEAFELWTGRDAPVSTMDEALRARL; from the coding sequence ATGGACGTGTTCGGACTGGTCGGCAACCCCGTCGGCCATTCGCTGTCACCGCCGATGCACGAGGTGGCCTACGACGCCCTCGAGATCGACGCTCGCTACGTCACGTTCGAACCGGCACCCGACGACCTCGAGACCGCACTCGAGGGAGCGGCGGCGCTGGGGATCGCGGGACTGAACGTGACGATCCCGTTCAAGGAAGACGCCCTCGCGTCCGACCTGGTGGCCGCCGACGAACTGGCGAACCGGATCGGTGCGGTCAACACGATCGACTTCTCGGGCGACCGGCCGACGGGCCACAACACGGACGCCGCGGGCGCGCTCCGCGCGCTGCGCGAGCGGGACGTGACCGTCGACGGCGCGCGCGCCGTCGTCGTGGGCGCAGGCGGGGCCGGCCGAGCGATCTCGTTCGGCCTGGCGGACGCCGGGGCGACGGTCTCGATCGCCAACCGTACCGAGGCGAAGGCACACGACCTCGCGGACGAGGTCCCGGGAGCGACCGGCCACGGGCTCGAGACCCTCGAGGACCTGCTCGCCGACGCGGAGATCCTCGTCAACGCCACCAGCGTCGGGATGGAGGAGGACGCGACGCCGGTTCCCGCCGAAGCGCTCCACGGCGGCCTCGCGGTGCTTGACGCCGTGTATCGCCCACTCGAGACCCGGCTGCTCTCGGACGCGGCGGCGGCCGGCGCGACGACCGTCGACGGGGCCCGGATGTTGCTCTATCAGGGCGTCGAGGCGTTCGAGCTGTGGACCGGGCGGGACGCGCCGGTATCGACGATGGACGAGGCGCTCCGCGCCCGGCTCTGA
- a CDS encoding aminotransferase class IV — protein sequence MTDDRLYHVDGDLVPASEASVSVDDRGFRYGDAAFETLRAYGGEIFEWKRHANRLEATCETLSLEHGLSADDLRSRIDETLAANDLADAYVRLSITRGVQPGKLTPQLEVDPTVVIYVKPLPRGGLAGESVWEGPATVETVTTRKIPDAALPSSAKTHNYLNGILARTELSADADEALLFDADDCVAEGATSNLFFVRDGVLHTPSTDGPVLPGITREIVLELAADAGSSTRTGAYELEDVLEADEAFLTNRTWELRPIERIDGREVGTGPVTARLSRLYDEHVEQSCYR from the coding sequence ATGACCGACGACCGACTCTATCACGTCGACGGCGACCTCGTCCCGGCGAGCGAGGCGAGCGTCAGTGTCGACGATCGGGGGTTTCGCTACGGTGACGCCGCCTTCGAGACGCTTCGGGCCTACGGCGGCGAGATATTCGAGTGGAAGCGTCACGCCAACCGCCTCGAGGCCACTTGCGAGACGCTGTCTCTCGAGCACGGCCTCTCGGCCGACGACCTCCGCAGCCGGATCGACGAGACGCTCGCGGCCAACGATCTCGCCGACGCCTACGTCCGACTCTCGATCACGCGTGGCGTCCAGCCCGGCAAGCTGACGCCCCAACTCGAGGTCGATCCCACGGTCGTGATCTACGTCAAGCCGCTCCCGCGTGGTGGACTCGCGGGCGAGTCCGTCTGGGAGGGGCCGGCGACGGTCGAGACGGTCACCACGCGCAAAATTCCCGACGCAGCCTTGCCCTCGAGCGCGAAGACGCACAACTACCTGAACGGTATCCTCGCGAGAACGGAACTCTCGGCGGACGCCGACGAAGCCCTCCTGTTCGACGCCGACGACTGCGTCGCCGAGGGCGCGACGAGCAACCTGTTTTTCGTCCGGGACGGCGTTTTGCACACGCCCTCGACGGACGGTCCAGTCCTTCCCGGTATCACTCGAGAGATCGTCCTCGAACTCGCAGCGGACGCCGGGAGTTCGACTCGCACGGGAGCCTACGAACTCGAGGACGTTCTCGAGGCCGACGAGGCGTTCCTGACGAACCGGACCTGGGAACTGCGCCCGATCGAGCGGATAGACGGCCGTGAGGTCGGGACCGGGCCGGTTACGGCTCGTCTCTCGAGACTGTACGATGAGCACGTCGAGCAGTCCTGTTACCGCTAG
- a CDS encoding helix-hairpin-helix domain-containing protein — MAILEKLKSLLGLDDSSSEPQNGRDVGVTVERERSGPESSRNGTTPAEPPASATSSEPEEIDGADEPAESEDETAVSIEEAEATEAEAEAKAEDEDEDEDAAEPDADETETEAAVEEVEPEPETETEPETETETTDEPEPAAAGTTASSSTGSMTEPTDEPEAAAEPAEATGPTEADAAPVEEKTPDEEAPESETGEPVDEIKGIGPAYADRLADAGVETVPDLADADAAALAEQTDISEKRIQGWIDRAEVR, encoded by the coding sequence ATGGCAATCCTCGAAAAGCTGAAGTCGTTGTTGGGACTCGACGACTCGAGTTCGGAGCCCCAGAACGGCCGTGACGTCGGGGTCACGGTCGAGCGGGAGCGGTCGGGGCCGGAATCGAGCAGGAACGGAACGACCCCCGCGGAGCCGCCCGCGAGCGCGACCTCGAGCGAGCCCGAAGAAATCGACGGCGCGGACGAGCCGGCCGAGTCCGAGGACGAAACTGCTGTCTCCATCGAAGAGGCCGAAGCAACCGAAGCCGAGGCAGAAGCGAAAGCGGAAGACGAGGACGAAGACGAGGACGCGGCGGAACCCGATGCCGACGAGACCGAGACCGAGGCCGCGGTCGAAGAGGTCGAACCCGAACCCGAAACCGAAACTGAACCCGAAACCGAGACTGAAACCACGGACGAGCCCGAACCCGCCGCGGCCGGTACCACCGCCTCGAGTTCGACCGGCTCGATGACCGAACCGACCGACGAACCCGAGGCGGCCGCCGAACCCGCCGAAGCCACCGGACCGACCGAAGCGGACGCCGCCCCGGTGGAGGAGAAGACCCCAGACGAGGAAGCCCCAGAGAGCGAGACGGGCGAACCCGTCGACGAGATCAAGGGGATCGGCCCGGCCTACGCCGACCGACTCGCCGACGCCGGCGTCGAGACCGTCCCCGACCTCGCCGACGCCGACGCGGCCGCCCTCGCCGAGCAGACCGACATCTCCGAGAAGCGCATCCAGGGCTGGATCGACCGGGCCGAAGTGCGCTGA
- a CDS encoding anthranilate synthase component I family protein, translating into MSDPRVVTSLEEFRAAVRDDESTADGPVRVRVPVEVRVGVEDPFLAYRRARDGADGDGGAFLETTGGQPGWGYFGVDPIDRLTVGPDAVGRDTSADANSPTLAALEGLLAGDRLVRGDCDVPYPCGAVGWLSYDVAREIEDLDSPDSAVDDRGLPRLEVGVYDRLAAWEAPVGGEDEDEGESEGERDGEDQDEGVTLRVTACPRVPEPDSANDEELRRAYERGRERALELARAVREGDPDVGEPPVETDEATFESDCGREAFTDRVRKVKAYVRDGDTFQANVSQRLTAPAAVHPVAAYDALRRVNPAPYSCLLEFRAADLVSASPELLLEREVSPVPDRSYSSGARHRGRESGEAVSGRRPRERGGEFVRTEPIAGTRPRGETPGEDAELEADLRSDEKERAEHAMLVDLERNDLGKVCTYGSVTVEEYRRIDRYSEVMHLVSNVTGRLRPDVGLAEAVAAVFPGGTITGAPKPRTMEIIDELEATRRGPYTGSVGIFGFDGRATLNITIRTLVRHGDEYHLRVGAGIVHDSDPYREYDETLDKARALINAVDEALGERARMALESDGGEVR; encoded by the coding sequence ATGAGCGATCCGCGCGTCGTCACGTCCCTCGAGGAGTTTCGAGCAGCGGTTCGTGACGACGAGAGTACCGCCGACGGGCCCGTCCGCGTCCGGGTCCCCGTCGAAGTCCGGGTCGGCGTCGAGGACCCGTTCCTCGCCTATCGGCGGGCGCGCGACGGTGCCGACGGCGACGGCGGCGCGTTCCTCGAGACGACGGGCGGCCAGCCCGGCTGGGGGTACTTCGGCGTCGATCCGATCGACCGGCTGACTGTCGGTCCCGACGCAGTCGGGCGGGACACCTCGGCGGACGCGAACTCGCCGACGCTCGCCGCACTCGAGGGGCTGCTCGCGGGCGATCGACTCGTCCGCGGTGACTGCGACGTTCCCTACCCCTGTGGGGCCGTCGGCTGGCTCTCCTACGACGTCGCCCGGGAAATCGAGGATCTCGACTCGCCGGATTCGGCGGTCGACGACCGCGGCCTGCCGCGACTCGAGGTCGGCGTCTACGATCGGCTGGCAGCATGGGAAGCGCCGGTCGGAGGCGAGGACGAGGACGAGGGCGAGAGCGAGGGCGAGCGTGATGGAGAGGACCAGGACGAAGGAGTCACGCTCCGTGTAACGGCCTGTCCCCGCGTTCCGGAACCGGATTCCGCCAACGACGAGGAACTCCGTCGGGCGTACGAACGGGGTCGCGAGCGGGCGCTCGAGCTCGCTCGAGCCGTCCGGGAGGGCGACCCGGACGTCGGCGAGCCACCGGTCGAGACCGACGAGGCGACCTTCGAGAGCGACTGCGGGCGCGAGGCATTCACCGACCGCGTCCGGAAAGTCAAGGCGTACGTCCGCGACGGCGACACCTTCCAGGCGAACGTCTCCCAGCGGCTGACCGCACCTGCGGCGGTTCACCCCGTCGCGGCCTACGACGCCCTCCGGCGGGTCAATCCCGCGCCCTACTCCTGTTTGCTCGAATTTCGCGCGGCCGACCTGGTGAGCGCGAGCCCGGAACTCCTGCTCGAGCGCGAGGTGTCGCCCGTCCCGGACCGTTCGTACTCGAGCGGTGCGAGGCACAGAGGACGAGAGAGCGGCGAAGCCGTGAGCGGACGGCGTCCGCGGGAGCGGGGCGGGGAGTTCGTCCGCACCGAACCCATCGCCGGCACCCGCCCCCGCGGGGAAACGCCAGGGGAGGACGCCGAACTCGAGGCAGACCTCCGCTCCGACGAGAAGGAACGCGCCGAACACGCGATGCTGGTCGACTTAGAGCGAAACGACCTCGGAAAGGTCTGTACGTACGGCTCCGTGACGGTCGAGGAGTACCGGCGGATCGACCGCTACTCGGAGGTGATGCACCTGGTCTCGAACGTGACCGGTCGGCTCCGGCCGGACGTGGGACTGGCCGAGGCCGTCGCCGCGGTCTTCCCCGGCGGGACGATCACCGGCGCGCCGAAGCCCCGGACGATGGAGATAATCGACGAACTCGAGGCGACGCGTCGGGGCCCATACACCGGCAGCGTCGGGATCTTCGGCTTCGACGGCCGGGCGACGCTGAACATCACGATCCGGACGCTCGTCCGCCACGGCGACGAGTACCACCTCCGGGTCGGCGCGGGGATCGTCCACGACTCCGATCCCTACCGTGAGTACGACGAGACGCTCGACAAGGCCCGCGCGCTCATCAACGCGGTCGACGAGGCACTGGGCGAACGGGCCCGAATGGCCCTCGAGAGCGATGGAGGTGAAGTACGATGA
- a CDS encoding calcium/sodium antiporter, with amino-acid sequence MLSGVGLFVVLLLAGVVALYAGAELLVAGAGRLALGIGLRAATVGVTVIAFATTAPELFVSVIGALEVSTDIGLGAILGSNVANIGLVLGISALIKPLSVGETVMRRHVPFMVLAAILLVVVGANGEINRLEGAVFLLVLAAFTAYLLYYTNADPAPELDDPGAGDGIAVKDVALVLAGLVALVLGSRWLVSGGTGLLSALGFSDLFIGLTVLALGTSLPELAASVVGAVRGQTEFAIGNVVGSNIYNVLAVLGIVAVITPIDIAPSTIRFELPVLVAFTILLVGMMGYGRRLTRLDGAGLVAGYVAFVYFLLP; translated from the coding sequence ATGCTCTCCGGAGTCGGACTCTTCGTCGTTCTCCTGCTCGCCGGCGTCGTCGCCCTCTATGCGGGCGCGGAACTGCTCGTGGCCGGGGCCGGACGGCTCGCGCTCGGGATCGGCCTCCGTGCGGCGACCGTCGGAGTCACGGTGATCGCGTTCGCGACGACCGCCCCGGAACTGTTCGTCTCGGTGATCGGCGCGCTCGAGGTCTCGACCGATATCGGCCTGGGTGCGATCCTCGGGTCGAACGTCGCGAACATCGGACTCGTGCTCGGGATCTCGGCGCTCATCAAGCCACTCTCGGTCGGCGAGACCGTCATGCGCCGCCACGTGCCGTTCATGGTGCTCGCCGCCATCCTGCTTGTGGTCGTCGGCGCGAACGGGGAGATCAACCGCCTCGAGGGGGCGGTGTTCCTGCTCGTGCTGGCGGCGTTTACCGCGTACCTGCTGTACTACACGAACGCCGATCCGGCTCCGGAACTCGACGACCCGGGTGCCGGCGACGGGATCGCGGTCAAAGACGTCGCGCTCGTCCTCGCCGGGCTGGTCGCGCTCGTGCTCGGCTCGCGATGGCTCGTCTCGGGCGGGACCGGACTGCTGTCGGCGCTTGGCTTCTCGGACCTGTTCATCGGGCTGACGGTACTGGCGCTTGGGACGTCGCTGCCGGAACTGGCCGCGTCGGTCGTCGGGGCCGTTCGCGGACAGACGGAGTTCGCCATCGGCAACGTCGTCGGTTCGAACATCTACAACGTCCTCGCGGTCCTGGGAATCGTCGCAGTGATCACGCCGATCGATATCGCGCCGAGTACAATCCGCTTCGAACTACCGGTGCTCGTCGCGTTTACGATCTTGCTCGTGGGGATGATGGGATACGGCCGCCGGCTCACGCGACTCGACGGGGCCGGACTCGTGGCCGGCTACGTGGCGTTCGTCTACTTCCTCCTGCCCTGA
- a CDS encoding DUF7344 domain-containing protein: MSSPPEPDSPTTTAFEILADARRRRLLEILLDHEADGVALSTLATEIAARERGQQIVANEQCSRVRVSLIHVHAPMLADAGVVARGSGSGERTLSRTDHPLFETPWIRTLLGGDGSLESDRLDGALKVLAPPRRRTICEVLATRRGAVPVQDLAAMVAAREGDRRLVDVSSDECSSIATDLVHADLPALGEHDLVEYDRADGTVAIATDAELWRADWVAESPLGAIPDRLGLLDARGERERRRDASGDRGRVASDDRSTPCWTIQGAENVVEHGYELADDATEELVVTVPDDGMLRGRYLERWRAAVDRGVDVYVGSRSEQVRETVRAAVPGAIVCEPRLDWLNFPTDRVGHGRLVFADRERAMLVSVADRGVDATGGPRTMAITGTGGDDPLVSLLREHLGPRLDRLAEKHCDDGMETGDEGTTPLPL; encoded by the coding sequence ATGAGTTCGCCCCCCGAACCCGACAGCCCGACGACCACCGCCTTCGAGATCCTCGCCGACGCCCGCCGTCGGCGGCTCCTCGAGATCCTTCTCGACCACGAAGCCGACGGGGTCGCGCTGTCGACGCTCGCGACGGAGATCGCGGCCCGCGAGCGGGGCCAGCAGATCGTCGCCAACGAGCAGTGTTCCCGCGTTCGGGTGTCGCTCATCCACGTCCACGCGCCCATGCTCGCCGACGCCGGCGTCGTCGCCCGGGGGTCCGGCAGCGGGGAGAGAACCCTGTCGCGGACGGATCACCCGCTGTTCGAGACACCCTGGATCCGCACGCTTCTCGGTGGCGACGGATCGCTCGAGAGCGACCGGCTCGACGGGGCACTCAAGGTGCTCGCCCCGCCGCGCCGCCGGACGATCTGTGAGGTCCTTGCGACCCGACGCGGGGCCGTTCCGGTCCAGGATCTCGCGGCGATGGTCGCGGCCCGGGAGGGGGACCGTCGGCTCGTCGACGTCTCGAGCGACGAGTGCTCGTCGATCGCGACCGATCTCGTCCATGCCGACCTGCCCGCGCTGGGCGAACACGACCTCGTCGAGTACGACCGCGCGGACGGGACGGTCGCGATCGCGACCGACGCCGAGCTGTGGCGCGCCGACTGGGTCGCCGAGAGCCCGCTCGGCGCGATACCCGATCGGCTCGGGCTCCTCGACGCACGGGGGGAGCGCGAGCGACGGCGAGACGCGAGCGGGGATCGCGGGCGCGTTGCCTCCGACGACCGTTCGACGCCCTGCTGGACGATACAGGGGGCCGAAAACGTCGTCGAACACGGCTACGAACTCGCCGACGACGCGACCGAAGAACTCGTCGTGACGGTACCCGACGACGGAATGCTCCGCGGGCGATACCTCGAGCGGTGGCGCGCGGCCGTCGACCGCGGGGTCGACGTCTACGTCGGCTCCCGCTCGGAACAGGTCCGCGAGACGGTTCGCGCGGCGGTCCCAGGGGCGATCGTCTGCGAGCCACGGCTCGACTGGTTGAACTTCCCGACCGACCGGGTCGGCCACGGACGGCTGGTGTTCGCCGACCGCGAACGCGCCATGCTGGTGTCGGTCGCGGATCGGGGGGTAGACGCGACCGGCGGGCCGCGGACGATGGCGATCACCGGGACCGGCGGGGACGACCCGCTGGTGTCGCTGTTGCGCGAACACCTCGGACCGCGACTCGATCGCCTGGCCGAGAAACACTGCGACGACGGAATGGAGACTGGAGACGAGGGAACGACGCCGCTCCCACTGTGA
- a CDS encoding anthranilate synthase component II gives MIDNYDSFAYNLVQYVGEVADEVVVRRNDAIDLADLRDLDPTGIVVSPGPGTPQEAGISIPLFEETEYPILGVCLGHQALCAANGSPVVHAPDVVHGKPSTVSHDGEGIFDGLPETFQVGRYHSLAVERDDLPNVLEETARTTDDRGVLMAVRHRERPHVGVQFHPESILTRGHDDAASGDGISLRVGKRMIENFCRFAASEASEMSETNEESP, from the coding sequence GTGATCGACAACTACGACTCGTTCGCCTACAACCTCGTCCAGTACGTCGGAGAGGTCGCCGACGAGGTGGTCGTCCGGCGAAACGATGCGATCGACCTCGCGGACCTCCGGGATCTCGATCCCACGGGTATCGTCGTCTCGCCCGGCCCCGGAACGCCACAGGAGGCGGGCATCTCGATCCCGCTGTTCGAGGAGACCGAGTACCCCATCCTCGGCGTCTGTCTCGGTCATCAGGCGCTGTGTGCGGCCAACGGATCGCCCGTCGTCCACGCCCCCGACGTCGTCCACGGGAAACCGTCGACCGTCAGCCACGACGGCGAGGGAATCTTCGACGGCCTGCCCGAGACGTTCCAGGTCGGGCGCTACCACTCGCTGGCCGTCGAGCGCGACGACCTGCCGAACGTCCTCGAGGAGACGGCCCGGACGACCGACGATCGCGGCGTCCTGATGGCCGTTCGCCACCGCGAGCGGCCCCACGTCGGCGTCCAGTTCCATCCCGAGAGCATCCTCACGCGCGGCCACGACGACGCCGCCAGCGGGGACGGCATCTCGCTTCGCGTCGGCAAGCGAATGATCGAGAACTTCTGCCGGTTCGCGGCGAGCGAGGCGAGCGAGATGAGCGAGACGAACGAGGAGAGTCCATGA
- a CDS encoding Lrp/AsnC family transcriptional regulator: MGDGNGSSYRLDEIDRRIIHALMADARNTSAPAIAEEVSVSGATIRNRIAQLEDHGIIEGYHATVDFEHADGSLMNLFMCHAPFGEVEGVARKIGTIPGIINVRELMGGQINLHVLAVGTDTTDLRRVGRELERLGVEIEDEFLLQNEHDFPYAPYGPADGRRREPLADYISLTGGAEVVEVTVQEDAPIAGRTLEEAAENDIVDDDTLVVAIERDDAVITPHGDTEIQPNDVVTVFSPNESDEPTLRGFDGSGENDSRTSGIERR; the protein is encoded by the coding sequence ATGGGCGACGGCAACGGGAGTAGTTATCGGCTCGACGAAATCGACCGCCGGATCATCCACGCGCTGATGGCCGACGCCAGGAACACGTCGGCACCGGCGATCGCGGAGGAGGTCAGCGTCTCCGGGGCGACGATCCGCAACCGGATCGCACAACTCGAGGACCACGGCATCATCGAGGGTTACCATGCGACCGTCGACTTCGAACACGCCGACGGCTCGCTGATGAATCTGTTCATGTGTCACGCTCCCTTCGGAGAGGTGGAAGGTGTCGCCCGGAAGATCGGGACGATACCGGGCATCATCAATGTACGCGAGCTGATGGGCGGCCAGATAAACCTGCACGTTCTCGCCGTCGGCACCGACACCACGGACCTGCGACGCGTCGGCCGCGAACTCGAGCGCCTGGGGGTCGAGATCGAGGACGAGTTCCTCCTCCAGAACGAACACGACTTCCCGTACGCGCCGTACGGCCCCGCGGACGGCCGTCGTCGGGAGCCCCTGGCCGACTACATCAGCCTCACCGGCGGGGCCGAGGTCGTCGAGGTGACCGTCCAGGAGGACGCCCCGATCGCGGGCCGAACCCTCGAGGAGGCCGCCGAGAACGACATCGTCGACGACGACACGCTCGTCGTCGCGATCGAACGCGACGACGCCGTCATCACGCCCCACGGCGACACCGAGATCCAACCGAACGACGTCGTGACGGTGTTCTCGCCCAACGAGAGCGACGAACCGACCCTGCGCGGGTTCGACGGTTCCGGGGAGAACGACTCCCGGACGAGCGGTATCGAGAGGCGGTGA